The following are encoded together in the Planctobacterium marinum genome:
- the topA gene encoding type I DNA topoisomerase: MAKSLVIVESPAKAKTINKYLGKDFIVKSSVGHVRDLPTKALGKVAPKKPAKELKEYSEEKKQKYLQQYEYQKLVDRMGVDPQNDWEAHYEIMAGKEKVVSELKKLAKDADHIYLATDLDREGEAIAWHLQNIIGNKNKTFHRVVFNEITKNAIQEAFKEPGEVNTARVNAQQARRFLDRVVGFMLSPLLWKKVSRGLSAGRVQSVAVRLVVEREREIKAFIPEEYWDVHADVNNAANTPFKMLVAKQQGKAFKPVNKAETDAALAVLEKAQYEVVSRESRPTSSRPGAPYITSTLQQAASTKLGYGVKKTMMLAQRLYEAGHITYMRTDSTNLSAEALGSARGYIESNFGDAYLPEKPNYYGSKEGAQEAHEAIRPTNVDKLGAFLNDMEKDAQRLYELIWKQFVACQMTPAKYDATTITVKAGDFDLTAKGRVLKFDGWTRVQEQIKRKGEEDNSLPDVKEGEILNLMQLEPKQHFTKPPARFSEASLVKELEKRGIGRPSTYASIISTIQDRGYVRLEQRRFYAEKMGEIVSDRLLEKFNDLMSYDFTANMERHLDEIADGKLNWKQVLDQFYDGFYKKLLAAELPAEEGGMSSNKSVETDIPCEKCGRTMMIRTSSTGQFLGCTGYNLPPKERCTNTMNLTSADEVVDLDKEDEAEAQVLRTRHRCHICSTSMDSYVIDEKRKLHICGNSPTCPGYEIEQGNFKIKGYDGPVIECDRCEAPMELKTGRFGKYFKCTNEECTNTRKLLKNGEVAPPKSDPVDLPELPCTKSDAHFVLRDGAAGIFLAAHNFPKSRETRAPLVEELQRFKDRLPEKLRYLADAPAVDNEGNKTLVRFSRKTKQQYVSSENEKGKATGWTAWFKDNKWEIEEPKKAAPKKAK, encoded by the coding sequence ATGGCCAAGTCGCTCGTTATTGTGGAGTCGCCCGCCAAGGCGAAGACCATAAATAAATATTTGGGAAAGGATTTTATTGTTAAATCCAGTGTAGGGCACGTAAGAGATCTGCCTACAAAAGCATTGGGCAAAGTTGCCCCGAAAAAACCAGCAAAAGAATTAAAAGAGTACAGCGAAGAGAAAAAGCAAAAATACCTCCAGCAATATGAATACCAAAAACTGGTAGATCGCATGGGCGTGGATCCCCAAAATGATTGGGAAGCGCATTATGAGATAATGGCTGGCAAAGAGAAGGTTGTCAGTGAGCTGAAAAAACTCGCCAAAGATGCAGACCACATCTATCTCGCAACGGATTTGGATAGAGAAGGGGAAGCCATCGCCTGGCACCTGCAAAATATTATTGGCAATAAAAATAAAACCTTTCATCGCGTGGTGTTTAACGAGATCACTAAAAATGCCATTCAGGAAGCATTTAAAGAGCCGGGGGAAGTCAACACAGCCCGCGTAAATGCCCAGCAGGCCCGCCGTTTCCTTGACCGTGTTGTTGGTTTTATGCTGTCGCCATTGTTGTGGAAAAAAGTATCCAGAGGTTTATCTGCAGGACGGGTACAATCGGTAGCCGTGCGCTTGGTGGTAGAGCGAGAGCGAGAAATTAAAGCCTTTATCCCGGAAGAATACTGGGATGTGCATGCCGATGTGAACAACGCCGCAAACACGCCTTTTAAGATGTTGGTTGCCAAGCAGCAAGGCAAAGCCTTTAAACCGGTAAATAAGGCAGAAACTGACGCCGCATTAGCTGTATTGGAAAAAGCGCAATACGAAGTGGTGAGCCGCGAGTCTCGCCCCACCAGTAGTCGTCCAGGCGCACCTTATATCACCTCAACTCTGCAGCAAGCAGCCAGCACTAAGCTGGGCTATGGGGTGAAAAAGACCATGATGTTGGCACAGCGTCTTTACGAAGCGGGCCACATCACCTATATGAGAACCGACTCAACCAACTTGAGTGCCGAAGCCTTGGGCAGTGCTCGCGGTTACATCGAAAGTAACTTTGGCGACGCCTACTTACCTGAAAAACCTAACTATTACGGTAGTAAAGAAGGCGCTCAGGAAGCCCACGAAGCAATCAGACCAACTAACGTCGACAAGCTGGGGGCTTTCCTCAATGACATGGAAAAAGACGCACAGCGTCTTTATGAGCTCATCTGGAAGCAATTCGTTGCCTGTCAAATGACGCCAGCTAAATACGACGCCACTACCATTACGGTAAAAGCCGGTGACTTCGATTTAACGGCGAAAGGCCGGGTGTTGAAGTTTGATGGTTGGACACGTGTGCAGGAACAAATCAAGCGTAAAGGCGAAGAAGACAACAGTTTGCCAGATGTAAAAGAAGGCGAAATTCTGAATTTAATGCAGCTTGAGCCTAAGCAACATTTTACCAAGCCGCCAGCGCGATTCAGCGAAGCCAGTTTGGTAAAAGAGCTGGAAAAGCGCGGTATTGGGCGACCTTCCACTTACGCCAGTATCATTTCCACCATTCAGGACAGAGGTTACGTGCGCCTTGAGCAGCGTCGCTTCTACGCCGAAAAAATGGGGGAAATCGTCAGCGACCGATTGTTGGAAAAGTTCAATGATCTGATGAGCTACGATTTTACCGCCAACATGGAACGACACCTGGATGAGATTGCCGACGGCAAATTGAACTGGAAACAGGTTCTGGATCAGTTTTACGATGGCTTCTACAAAAAATTGTTGGCTGCGGAGCTACCTGCTGAAGAAGGCGGTATGAGCAGTAACAAGTCGGTAGAAACCGATATTCCTTGTGAGAAATGCGGTCGTACTATGATGATCCGTACCTCGTCCACCGGACAATTCCTGGGATGTACAGGGTATAACTTGCCTCCCAAAGAGCGCTGCACTAATACCATGAACCTCACTTCTGCCGACGAAGTGGTGGATCTGGATAAAGAAGACGAGGCAGAAGCTCAGGTATTGAGAACTCGCCATCGCTGCCATATTTGCAGTACGTCTATGGACAGCTACGTTATCGATGAAAAGCGCAAACTGCACATATGCGGTAATAGTCCCACCTGTCCGGGCTACGAAATCGAGCAGGGCAACTTTAAGATCAAAGGCTACGATGGCCCGGTGATTGAGTGTGATCGCTGTGAAGCCCCGATGGAGCTGAAAACAGGGCGTTTTGGTAAATACTTTAAGTGTACCAACGAAGAATGCACCAATACCCGCAAACTACTGAAAAACGGCGAGGTGGCACCGCCCAAATCCGATCCAGTGGATTTACCGGAATTGCCCTGTACCAAATCTGATGCCCACTTTGTGCTTAGAGATGGTGCAGCAGGGATTTTCCTGGCAGCCCATAACTTTCCGAAATCCCGTGAAACGCGTGCACCATTGGTGGAAGAGCTACAACGCTTTAAAGACCGTTTGCCAGAAAAGTTACGCTACCTGGCTGACGCACCTGCTGTGGATAATGAAGGTAATAAGACCCTGGTGCGCTTTAGTCGTAAAACCAAGCAGCAATACGTTTCTTCGGAAAACGAAAAGGGTAAAGCCACGGGTTGGACAGCCTGGTTTAAAGATAACAAATGGGAAATAGAAGAGCCCAAAAAAGCAGCGCCGAAAAAAGCCAAATAG
- the astB gene encoding N-succinylarginine dihydrolase, translating into MKQYEVNFDGLVGPTHNYGGLSFGNVASSNNAQAVSNPKEAAKQGLTKMKALADMGMQQGVLAPQERPNVHALRRIGFTGADADVLQKAAKQAPQILQSVCSASSMWTANAATVSPGADTADGKVHFTPANLTNKFHRSLEPLVTGRILKGTFQDSKYFQHHMHLPDNDHFGDEGAANHTRLCADYGRSGVELFVYGKEAFDQSKPAPQKYPARQTLEASQAVARLHGLSDENTVYLQQNPDVIDAGVFHNDVISVGNQNVLFYHEKAFLETEAKLAEIREKFNGDELHFIKVNESDVTVQEAVKTYLFNTQLLTLPSGEMVIIAPTECQESDSVNTYLQKLVTLNTPIKQVKFFDVKQSMRNGGGPACLRLRVALTEDELAAVNQHTLINDEVFTRLNNWVDKHYRDQLSVADLADPQLLIESRTALDELTQILKIGSVYTFQQG; encoded by the coding sequence ATGAAGCAATACGAAGTGAATTTTGATGGTCTGGTAGGACCCACTCATAACTATGGCGGTTTGTCGTTTGGCAACGTCGCTTCCTCAAACAACGCTCAGGCCGTTAGCAATCCAAAAGAAGCAGCAAAACAAGGATTGACTAAAATGAAGGCGCTGGCGGATATGGGCATGCAACAAGGTGTATTGGCCCCTCAGGAACGCCCAAATGTCCACGCACTGCGTCGAATTGGTTTTACTGGTGCCGATGCTGATGTTTTACAAAAAGCCGCTAAGCAAGCGCCACAAATCCTACAATCGGTATGTTCCGCTTCCAGTATGTGGACAGCAAACGCCGCAACAGTATCGCCGGGAGCAGATACTGCGGATGGCAAAGTACATTTTACGCCTGCCAACCTGACCAACAAGTTCCATCGCTCTTTAGAGCCTTTGGTTACCGGCCGAATTCTGAAAGGAACGTTTCAGGACAGCAAATACTTCCAGCATCATATGCATTTACCAGACAATGATCATTTTGGTGATGAAGGCGCAGCAAACCACACCCGCTTGTGTGCAGACTATGGTCGCTCAGGAGTTGAGTTATTTGTCTATGGTAAAGAAGCTTTTGACCAGAGTAAGCCTGCACCACAGAAGTATCCCGCTCGCCAAACTCTTGAGGCCTCTCAAGCCGTTGCTCGACTGCATGGATTGAGTGATGAAAATACGGTTTATCTGCAACAGAATCCCGACGTTATCGACGCTGGCGTATTTCACAATGATGTGATCTCTGTGGGTAACCAAAATGTCTTGTTCTATCACGAAAAAGCCTTTCTCGAAACAGAAGCCAAATTGGCAGAAATCCGGGAAAAATTCAACGGTGATGAGCTGCACTTTATCAAGGTCAATGAATCGGACGTGACGGTTCAGGAAGCGGTTAAAACCTATCTGTTTAATACGCAACTGTTAACCCTGCCCAGCGGTGAAATGGTGATTATTGCCCCTACCGAATGTCAGGAAAGCGATTCCGTTAATACTTATTTGCAGAAACTAGTGACGCTCAATACCCCCATCAAGCAGGTGAAGTTTTTTGATGTTAAACAAAGCATGCGCAACGGCGGCGGCCCGGCGTGTTTGCGCCTGAGAGTGGCACTGACAGAAGATGAACTGGCGGCAGTAAATCAACATACCCTGATCAACGATGAGGTGTTTACGCGGTTGAACAATTGGGTGGATAAGCACTACCGGGATCAACTCTCAGTGGCTGACCTCGCCGACCCACAATTACTCATTGAGTCGCGCACTGCCCTGGATGAGCTAACTCAAATTCTGAAAATTGGTTCGGTGTATACTTTCCAGCAAGGTTAG
- a CDS encoding arginase family protein, with the protein MSLTPEEKLNHYLCAPGNGVFTVQTAKEKKEVLHNRLYGVTGEEAEKAWRKKLQEFCYYKVDKPLVFGICHDTGGGILRGANWGPLFVRQALYDRFTEGSIAYDIGDIRVIPHLLMDKYLNSATVRSCRSALYDNEHFELAVSPLSIAYEVVRSAYELNEGARFFAIGGDHSISYPLTKAYIEQQKKRGKKVGIIHFDAHTDLLQQRLGIDICFGSWTYHILNDLERPYHVVQIGIRSSGKPKEHWEEKYGVKQYWNYDVQNRGMEAIASETIEHFQKEGIDEIYLTFDIDAIGEEYVSATGTPEPDGISPDEAITAIEMFAKHLNITSGDIAEVAPFVSTKHSGTDADEPESTLSAAGEVSRAIVDAMQFQK; encoded by the coding sequence ATGTCTCTGACCCCCGAAGAAAAACTTAACCATTATTTGTGCGCGCCCGGCAACGGTGTTTTTACCGTGCAAACGGCCAAAGAAAAAAAGGAGGTGCTGCACAACCGCTTATACGGCGTAACCGGTGAGGAAGCCGAAAAAGCCTGGCGTAAAAAACTGCAGGAATTTTGTTACTACAAAGTCGATAAACCTTTGGTTTTTGGTATTTGTCACGACACGGGCGGTGGTATCCTTCGGGGCGCAAATTGGGGGCCATTATTTGTGCGTCAGGCACTCTACGATCGATTTACTGAGGGCAGTATTGCCTACGATATTGGCGATATTCGCGTTATCCCTCATTTGTTAATGGATAAATATCTAAATTCAGCCACCGTCAGAAGTTGTCGCTCTGCATTGTACGACAATGAGCATTTTGAGCTGGCGGTGAGTCCATTATCTATCGCTTATGAGGTGGTGCGCTCGGCTTATGAGCTTAACGAAGGCGCGCGCTTCTTTGCCATCGGTGGCGATCATTCAATAAGCTATCCACTGACTAAAGCGTACATTGAGCAACAGAAAAAACGCGGTAAAAAAGTGGGTATCATTCACTTTGACGCCCACACCGATTTGTTGCAGCAACGCTTGGGTATTGATATTTGTTTTGGCTCCTGGACCTATCACATATTGAACGATCTGGAGCGTCCATACCATGTGGTACAGATCGGTATCCGCTCTAGCGGTAAGCCAAAAGAGCACTGGGAAGAAAAGTACGGTGTGAAGCAATACTGGAATTACGATGTGCAAAACCGCGGTATGGAAGCCATCGCCAGCGAAACCATTGAGCACTTCCAAAAAGAAGGTATCGACGAAATTTACCTCACCTTTGATATTGATGCCATCGGCGAGGAATACGTCAGTGCTACGGGTACACCTGAGCCAGATGGTATTTCACCGGATGAAGCCATTACTGCCATTGAAATGTTCGCCAAACATCTGAACATTACCTCTGGTGATATTGCCGAAGTCGCACCGTTTGTTAGCACCAAACACTCTGGTACTGATGCCGATGAGCCTGAGTCAACTTTAAGTGCTGCAGGTGAAGTATCGCGCGCTATTGTGGACGCGATGCAGTTTCAAAAATAA
- a CDS encoding Ig-like domain-containing protein, with product MRKTDNNNKWISGWQKVFLAFSLLTLVACGGGGGGLSRTDTDNNDDGGDDTTLSITMSIADAATGSASDELSIATPLTVSATVTDSDGNTVSGQLVTFSLNDSNLASFSPESGTALTNSEGVASINLIVGTLAGAGEVTATLGGGETAQIGFTSLGDGSSGALAISLRILNADAEVDNNLASNNPLTVEATVTNGLGEIQPDQLINFTLTNNELAFFDPESATALTGNDGIATITLRVGQVDGAGSVIATLNSDSSVTDSVGFNSAGDGQVTQEQPATLDFFTSSLLLASSGSDEVELIALVKDEDNILMEGIDVSFSSNSGELSIVQGTTGADGTARATLTSRNNPENREINLTARAGGLTETLTVNVTGTVININAPTSVILSDTGDISIIVADSDGIGIANQQVTLTSQVEGSLDNLTPVTDETGQLTVTYNAVQSGVDVISASALNATSSQEIIVQEDEFSFARESVEDVPLNTDETITVTWLKDGLPYEGGSVNLTTTRGTLSTNSATTDENGQVTLTASSSTAGAAIVSARGTDSDGGEVSARIEVEFVATEVASIIVSASPNSIGPGGRKVLLPRY from the coding sequence GTGCGGAAGACTGATAACAACAATAAATGGATCTCCGGGTGGCAAAAAGTTTTTCTGGCTTTTTCATTATTAACCCTTGTTGCTTGCGGAGGTGGAGGAGGAGGACTGTCCCGAACCGATACAGACAATAATGATGATGGCGGTGATGATACGACACTATCTATCACCATGAGCATCGCTGATGCTGCAACAGGTAGTGCAAGTGATGAACTAAGCATCGCAACACCACTTACGGTGAGTGCCACTGTAACCGATAGTGATGGAAACACAGTTTCAGGGCAGTTAGTTACTTTTAGTTTGAACGATTCGAATTTGGCGTCATTTAGCCCTGAAAGTGGTACTGCGCTAACTAACAGCGAAGGGGTTGCCAGTATTAATCTGATAGTCGGCACACTTGCTGGTGCTGGAGAGGTGACTGCCACCTTAGGCGGTGGAGAAACCGCACAAATAGGCTTTACCTCGCTGGGAGATGGTTCTTCAGGAGCGCTGGCAATTTCCTTGCGAATTCTCAATGCCGATGCCGAAGTTGACAATAACCTGGCATCAAACAATCCTTTGACGGTTGAGGCTACGGTAACTAATGGGTTAGGAGAAATCCAACCTGATCAGCTAATTAATTTCACTCTCACTAATAACGAATTAGCGTTTTTTGACCCAGAAAGCGCGACTGCGCTTACTGGTAACGATGGTATTGCAACTATCACATTGCGCGTGGGGCAGGTTGATGGCGCTGGTTCCGTTATCGCGACTTTGAATTCCGATAGCTCTGTGACAGATAGTGTGGGCTTTAATTCGGCAGGAGACGGACAGGTAACTCAGGAACAACCTGCCACTTTAGACTTTTTCACCAGTTCGTTATTACTCGCATCCAGTGGCTCCGATGAGGTAGAGCTCATTGCTCTGGTAAAAGATGAGGACAATATTTTGATGGAGGGAATTGATGTATCGTTTTCTTCTAATTCCGGCGAATTAAGTATTGTACAGGGCACAACAGGGGCTGATGGTACGGCGAGAGCAACTTTAACTTCACGAAATAATCCCGAGAACCGCGAGATTAATCTGACTGCCAGGGCCGGTGGTTTAACCGAGACCTTAACAGTGAATGTAACCGGTACTGTTATCAACATTAACGCGCCTACTTCGGTTATTCTCAGTGATACCGGGGATATCAGTATTATAGTGGCCGATTCAGATGGCATTGGTATTGCCAATCAACAAGTCACTTTAACATCACAGGTAGAAGGAAGCCTGGACAATCTAACCCCTGTTACAGATGAAACTGGTCAACTGACGGTAACCTATAACGCCGTGCAATCCGGGGTGGATGTTATTTCTGCGTCCGCGCTGAATGCCACATCGTCACAAGAAATCATTGTTCAGGAAGACGAGTTTAGTTTTGCTCGAGAATCTGTTGAAGATGTGCCATTAAACACTGACGAAACCATCACTGTAACCTGGTTAAAAGACGGGCTCCCCTATGAAGGAGGGAGTGTCAACCTGACCACAACCCGCGGCACACTGAGTACTAATTCTGCTACCACTGATGAGAATGGGCAGGTGACTTTAACTGCCAGCTCTTCGACAGCAGGGGCTGCGATAGTCAGTGCCAGAGGTACCGACAGCGATGGTGGTGAAGTGTCTGCTCGCATAGAAGTGGAGTTTGTGGCTACAGAAGTCGCTTCTATTATTGTCTCAGCCAGCCCCAATTCAATTGGTCCGGGGGGCAGAAAAGTACTATTACCGCGGTATTGA